Genomic DNA from Jonesia denitrificans DSM 20603:
CTTGAAGCGCTACCGTGGCTACAGGAGTTCCACGGAGCTCTCGTTGTCATCAAATACGGTGGCAATGCCATGATTGACGACACGCTGAAAGCCGCGTTCGCCCACGACATGGTTTTCCTTAAACAAGTAGGGTTACGCCCCGTCATCGTGCACGGAGGTGGCCCACAGATCTCCACCATGCTCGCGCGGCTGGGAATCGAATCCGAATTCAAAGGCGGGTTCCGGGTCACCACCCCTGAAGCCATGGACGTAGTCCGCATGGTCCTCACCGGAAAAGTTTCCCGTGAACTCGTGGGGCTCATCAATGCCCATGGCCCTTACGCAGTAGGACTCTCAGGGGAAGACGGCGCACTCTTCCAGGCAGTGCGACGCACTGCCACCGTCAACGGTGCAGCTGTTGACGTCGGATTAGTGGGAGACGTCGTCGAAGTCAATCCACAAGCGGTCTCCGACCTCCTTGACGCAGGGCGAATCCCTGTCGTGTCTACGGTTGCCCCAGACTTAGACGACCCCACTACAGTCCTCAACATCAACGCCGACACTGCCGCATCCGCGCTCGCAGTTGCTCTTGGCGCTCGCAAACTCATTGTCCTTACTGACATTGAAGGGCTCTACACCAACTGGCCAGATCGTACCTCTCTGGCGTCTCACATCAATGAATCGCAGCTTGAAGCGCTCTTGCCCACCCTGGAGTCCGGCATGGTCCCCAAAATGGAAGCCTGCCTCAGAGCAGTGCAGGGAGGGATCAAAGAAGCGCACGTCATTGATGGTCGCGTCCCACACTCCATCCTCATGGAAGTGTTCACGTCTAAGGGTATTGGCACCATGGTTGTCCCCGACAGTGCGGTGAGCCAAGACACTGACACGCAACAAGCAACAAAGGAAATGGCATGAGTGAGGTCACCGCGCACATGGACAACAACACTGTTGCGCTCAATGAATCCCATGACTCCACGGCTTGGCTCACACGGTATACCGAGACCATGCTCAACACTTTTGGGCGACCCCAGCGGGTTCTTGTGCGCGGAGATGGTGTCCATGTGTGGGACGCAGATGGAAGAAAGTACCTGGACCTCCTTGCTGGTATCGCAGTGAACTCACTTGGCCATGCTCACCCCACACTCACTGCGGCAATCTCAGCGCAGCTGGGAACGCTCGGTCACGTGTCCAACTTTTTTGCAACTCCCACGCAAATCACTTTGGCTCATGCGCTCTTAGAACGCGCCGGAGTGCTGGGGCAAGGCCGGGTTTTCTTCACGAACTCAGGAACTGAGGCCAACGAGGCTGCGTTTAAACTGGCACGTCGCACTGGTCGCTCACGGATCCTTGCGTTGACCGGTGGTTTCCACGGTCGGTCCATGGGGGCGCTCGCCCTTACCCACAAAGAGGCCTACCGTAGCCCTTTTGAACCATTGCCTGCGGGGGTCGAGTTCATTGAGTTCAACAATATCGACGCTTTGACGCAAGCATTCGCAGACAACGGTGATGACGTTGCTGCACTCATCTGTGAACCCATCCAGGGAGAAGCTGGTGTCAAACCACTGCAGGCATCGTTCCTCCACCTGGCGCGTGAACTCACTACACGTCACGGGGCGTTGTTCATCCTTGACGAAGTCCAAACCGGGATGGGGCGAACCGGATACTGGTTCGCCCACCAGAACCCGGAACTGGGCGCGGGGATCACCCCCGATGCCATGACCCTTGCCAAAGGGCTGGGGTCGGGATTCCCCATTGGCGCTCTCATCACGTTCACCGAGCAAGCCTCGCAACTGCTGGGACCAGGCCAACACGGAACGACATTCGGTGGAAATCCCGTCGCTGCTGCCGCAGGGCTGGCCACGATCGGTGTCATCGAACGAGATGGGTTACTGGTGCAGGTGCGTAACACCGGGGACGCGCTCCGTGAGCGTGTACGCGCACTAAACCACCCCTTGATCAGTGATGTGCGTGGTCATGGCCAACTCACCGCCATGGAATGGACCGCCCCGATCTCAGCGCGCATCACCGAGCACGCCTTGGAGCACGGGATCATCCTCAATGCGGTCAACCCGACCGCCACACGCCTATCCCCACCCCTGATCATCACTCTCGACGACCTTGTCCCCTTCTTCGACTTCCTCGCCGGTCTTCCGGCGCACTTCGACAAGGAGTAACGCCATGACCCGACATTTCTTGGCCGACGCAGACCTCAATCCGCAAGAGCAAGCTGATGTACTCAACCTTGCCCTCAACTTCGCTACCAACCGACACCTGCATCAACCTTTTGCGGGGCCGCAAGGCGTGGCAATCATCTTTGACAAGCCCTCCACCCGGACCCGAGTATCCTTCTCGGTGGGAGTCGCGGAACTTGGCGGATACCCCCTCATCATTGACTCATCTGGATCACAGATGGGCCGCGGTGAGCCCATCAGCGACACCGCGCAAGTTCTCACCCGGCAAGTGTCAGCGATTGTGTGGCGTACGTTCTCCCAAGCAGGGCTCGAAGAGATGGCACACCACTCCCGTGTTCCGGTCATCAACGCGCTGACAGACGACTACCACCCGTGCCAAATCCTTGCTGACCTCATGACAGTTGCCCAACACCGTGGGGGAGTTGAAGCGTTGCCTGGTCAAACACTCACCTATCTGGGCGATGGCGCGAACAACATGGCACACTCCTACCTCCTTGGGGGCGCCACTGCGGGGATGCATGTGCGTATCGCTGCACCTGAAGAGTTTCATCCCCGCCCAAAAATTGTTGCTCAAGCTATTCACGTCGCGGCCCGCACCGGCGGATCAGTGACTATCACCACAGATGTTGCACAGGCAGCACAGGGGGCAGATGTGATCGCCACTGACACATGGGTGTCAATGGGCGACGAAGAATCAGCACATATCCGCTCCCGCCCCTTCCTGCCTTACCAAGTGAACGCGGAACTCATGGCGTTGGCCGCACCGGACGCCATCGTCCTTCATTGCTTGCCGGCCTACCGTGGCAAAGAAATTACCGCAGAGGTCATTGACGGCCCACAATCCGTGGTGTTCGATGAAGCTGAGAACCGTTTGCATGCTCAAAAGGCACTGTTGACGTGGTTGGTGAACAACTCATGAGCTCAACGCTTCCACCCACCAAGGCTGCCAGGCATGCCAGGATCGCCCACATCCTCACGCATCAAGCGATCCACTCGCAAGCCGAACTTGCGCGCGCCTTAGAAGTTGACGGATTGTATGTCACTCAAGCCACACTCAGCCGTGACCTCATTGAGTTACGTGCGGAAAAGATTCGCGATGCGCGTGGCGGCCTGATCTACCGGGTGACACCAGAAGGTGCCGAGCAAGTACGTTCCTCTCAGCGTGAATCGGAGACAGCAATCGCACGACTTGCCCGACTGTGCGCTGAACTGTTGATTTCTGCGCAGTCCTCGGGTCAGCTTGTGGTCTTGCGCACCCCACCTGGTGCAGCCCAATTCCTCGGCTCCGCGATTGACACCTCCGCTATGGATGGCGTCATGGGAACGATCGCCGGTGATGACACAGTCTTGGTGATCACCCGGGAAGACACCAATGGCACAGACATTGCTCAACGCTTCATGGTGCTTGCCGGCGACACCACATCAGACAAAAACGACGACCCCCAGCGCTCTTCAGCGCACGAAACAGGAAGTAGAACACCATGACTGAACGTATTGTCCTTGCATACTCCGGTGGTTTGGACACCTCGGTAGCAATCGGGTGGATCGCTGAAGCGACAGGTGCTGAGGTGATTGCTGTTGCTGTCGATGTAGGCCAAGGGGGAGAAGACCTCGAAGTAATCCGCCAGCGTGCCCTGGACTGTGGTGCGGTGGAAGCATACATTGCTGATGCGCGTGATGAGTTCGCAGGTGAATACTGCATGCCTGCTTTGCAGGCTAACGCCCTGTACCTTGACCGTTACCCGTTGGTGTCGGCACTGTCACGCCCAACTATTGTCAAACACTTGGTGCGGGCTGCTCGCCAGTTTGATGCGACAACCGTGGCTCACGGGTGCACAGGCAAGGGCAACGATCAGGTTCGTTTCGAGGTGGGTATTACTTCTCTTGCACCAGACTTGAAATGCCTCGCACCAGTGCGTGATCTTGCGCTGACAAGGGATAAAGCAATTGCTTACGCGGAGAAGAACTCGCTGCCCATCGCTACAACGAAGCACAACCCGTTCTCCATTGACCAGAACGTGTGGGGCCGCGCGGTGGAAACAGGATTCTTGGAAGACATTTGGAACGCCCCTACCAAAGACGTCTACAACTACACTGATGACCCGACCTTCCCGCCAGTAGCTGACGAAGTAGTCATCACCTTTGACCGGGGTGTTCCCGTGGCACTGGACGGTGTTGCTGTGACTCCACTGCAAGCCATCCAAGAAATGAACCGCCGAGCCGGTGCACAAGGTGTGGGACGAATCGACATTGTTGAAGACCGGCTCGTGGGAATTAAGTCTCGCGAAATCTATGAAGCACCCGGTGCAATGGCTCTCATCGCAGCACACCAAGAACTCGAGAATGTCACCCTTGAGCGGGAACAAGCACGGTTCAAGCGCACAGTGGAACAGCGGTGGACTGAATTGGTCTATGACGGCATGTGGTTCTCTCCCCTCAAGCGGTCCTTGGACACGTTCATCGCGGACACCCAACGGTACGTGTCAGGTGACATTCGCATGACACTGCACGGAGGTCGCGCCACCGTCACAGGCCGACGCTCAGACGCATCTCTGTATGATTTCAACCTTGCGACCTACGATGAAGGAGATGCGTTTGATCAGTCACAAGCACGTGGCTTCATCGAAATCTTTGGTCTCACCGCAAAACTTGCCGCTGCACGTGACGTGAAGTTCGGCAACGGTGTTGACTTATCCGGCCAGTCAGTTGCTACGCAGGAATAAGGAGCACCATGACGAACGAACACTCGACGGACCGTCTGGCCCTGTGGGGCGGACGGTTCGCCGGGGGGCCCTCACCGGCCCTCGCCGCACTGTCGAAGTCGACACACTTCGACTTCGAACTAGCACCGTATGACATCGCTGGTTCTCAAGCCCACGCCACAGCGTTACACGCTGCCGGGTTACTCACAGACGACGAACACGAGTCCATGCTCGAGGCACTCAACACACTGGCCGATGATGTTGCTTCAGGTCGTTTCGTTGCAGAAGACCACGACGAAGATGTCCACACAGCGCTTGAACGCGGGCTCATTGAACGCGCCGGAGCTGAACTCGGAGGCAAACTTCGAGCCGGACGTTCCCGCAACGACCAAATCGCAACCCTTGTGCGCCTGTACTTGCGCGACCACGCGAAAACGATCGCCGGGATGGTCCTTGACCTCGTCGATGCGCTCATTGGACAAGCACAACGCCACCCTCGTGCGCCCATGCCTGGGCGCACGCACCTCCAACACGCACAACCTGTGTTGTTGTCCCACCATCTCCTGGCTTATGCGTGGCCGTTGTTGCGTGATGTTGATCGGTTCATCGACTGGGATGTTCGTGCGTCACGGTCCCCTTATGGGTCTGGGGCGCTCGCTGGTTCTTCGCTTGGTTTGGACCCACAACTTGTTGCTCAGCATCTTGGTTTTGATGGTGTTGTCGAGAACTCCCTCGATGGGACAGCCTCACGTGACGTGGTCGCTGAGTTTGCCTTTATTTCCGCCATGATTGCCGTGAATCTCTCGCGGCTGTCCGAGGACATCGTTATCTGGAACACCAAAGAGTTCGGGTTTGTCACGTTGGACGACGGGTATTCCACGGGTTCTTCGATCATGCCGCAAAAAAAGAACCCTGACATCGCTGAACTTGCCCGCGGTAAGGCTGGGCGTGT
This window encodes:
- the argB gene encoding acetylglutamate kinase gives rise to the protein MTTHTLPTTPHKDLPPSRKAEVLLEALPWLQEFHGALVVIKYGGNAMIDDTLKAAFAHDMVFLKQVGLRPVIVHGGGPQISTMLARLGIESEFKGGFRVTTPEAMDVVRMVLTGKVSRELVGLINAHGPYAVGLSGEDGALFQAVRRTATVNGAAVDVGLVGDVVEVNPQAVSDLLDAGRIPVVSTVAPDLDDPTTVLNINADTAASALAVALGARKLIVLTDIEGLYTNWPDRTSLASHINESQLEALLPTLESGMVPKMEACLRAVQGGIKEAHVIDGRVPHSILMEVFTSKGIGTMVVPDSAVSQDTDTQQATKEMA
- a CDS encoding acetylornithine transaminase; translated protein: MSEVTAHMDNNTVALNESHDSTAWLTRYTETMLNTFGRPQRVLVRGDGVHVWDADGRKYLDLLAGIAVNSLGHAHPTLTAAISAQLGTLGHVSNFFATPTQITLAHALLERAGVLGQGRVFFTNSGTEANEAAFKLARRTGRSRILALTGGFHGRSMGALALTHKEAYRSPFEPLPAGVEFIEFNNIDALTQAFADNGDDVAALICEPIQGEAGVKPLQASFLHLARELTTRHGALFILDEVQTGMGRTGYWFAHQNPELGAGITPDAMTLAKGLGSGFPIGALITFTEQASQLLGPGQHGTTFGGNPVAAAAGLATIGVIERDGLLVQVRNTGDALRERVRALNHPLISDVRGHGQLTAMEWTAPISARITEHALEHGIILNAVNPTATRLSPPLIITLDDLVPFFDFLAGLPAHFDKE
- the argF gene encoding ornithine carbamoyltransferase, with the translated sequence MTRHFLADADLNPQEQADVLNLALNFATNRHLHQPFAGPQGVAIIFDKPSTRTRVSFSVGVAELGGYPLIIDSSGSQMGRGEPISDTAQVLTRQVSAIVWRTFSQAGLEEMAHHSRVPVINALTDDYHPCQILADLMTVAQHRGGVEALPGQTLTYLGDGANNMAHSYLLGGATAGMHVRIAAPEEFHPRPKIVAQAIHVAARTGGSVTITTDVAQAAQGADVIATDTWVSMGDEESAHIRSRPFLPYQVNAELMALAAPDAIVLHCLPAYRGKEITAEVIDGPQSVVFDEAENRLHAQKALLTWLVNNS
- a CDS encoding arginine repressor, giving the protein MSSTLPPTKAARHARIAHILTHQAIHSQAELARALEVDGLYVTQATLSRDLIELRAEKIRDARGGLIYRVTPEGAEQVRSSQRESETAIARLARLCAELLISAQSSGQLVVLRTPPGAAQFLGSAIDTSAMDGVMGTIAGDDTVLVITREDTNGTDIAQRFMVLAGDTTSDKNDDPQRSSAHETGSRTP
- a CDS encoding argininosuccinate synthase; this encodes MTERIVLAYSGGLDTSVAIGWIAEATGAEVIAVAVDVGQGGEDLEVIRQRALDCGAVEAYIADARDEFAGEYCMPALQANALYLDRYPLVSALSRPTIVKHLVRAARQFDATTVAHGCTGKGNDQVRFEVGITSLAPDLKCLAPVRDLALTRDKAIAYAEKNSLPIATTKHNPFSIDQNVWGRAVETGFLEDIWNAPTKDVYNYTDDPTFPPVADEVVITFDRGVPVALDGVAVTPLQAIQEMNRRAGAQGVGRIDIVEDRLVGIKSREIYEAPGAMALIAAHQELENVTLEREQARFKRTVEQRWTELVYDGMWFSPLKRSLDTFIADTQRYVSGDIRMTLHGGRATVTGRRSDASLYDFNLATYDEGDAFDQSQARGFIEIFGLTAKLAAARDVKFGNGVDLSGQSVATQE
- the argH gene encoding argininosuccinate lyase — its product is MTNEHSTDRLALWGGRFAGGPSPALAALSKSTHFDFELAPYDIAGSQAHATALHAAGLLTDDEHESMLEALNTLADDVASGRFVAEDHDEDVHTALERGLIERAGAELGGKLRAGRSRNDQIATLVRLYLRDHAKTIAGMVLDLVDALIGQAQRHPRAPMPGRTHLQHAQPVLLSHHLLAYAWPLLRDVDRFIDWDVRASRSPYGSGALAGSSLGLDPQLVAQHLGFDGVVENSLDGTASRDVVAEFAFISAMIAVNLSRLSEDIVIWNTKEFGFVTLDDGYSTGSSIMPQKKNPDIAELARGKAGRVIGDLTGLLTTLKGLPLAYNRDLQEDKEPVFDQVNTLEVVLPAFAGMVATLTFHTDRMAAHAPQGFSLATDIAEWLVRQEVPFRVAHEVAGECVQVCETRGIELWDLSDDDLAQISPHLTPQVRDVLTVDGSIASRSGAGGTAPSRVAEQLDHASERVAEFRFWANG